In a single window of the Tellurirhabdus bombi genome:
- a CDS encoding alpha-amylase family protein has translation MIEELWYKNAIIYSLDLETFMDANGDGVGDFTGLNRRLDYLQALGVDAVWLAPFQPTPNQDNGYDIKDYYGVDPRHGSSGDFVEFMHQANKRGIKVLIDLVVNHTSIKHPWFQDARSSEDSLYRDWYIWSKKKPANSDKGMAFPGVEKTTWTYDKQAQAYYFHRFYSFQPDLNMDNENVRAEIRRIMGYWLQLGVAGFRVDALPFVLESTEPGTVFPPMNFDYLREMRRFLQWRKGDAIILGEANVLPEESYPFFGEDGEGVHLLFNFFVNQHLFHSLATADTTSLIKALEATRTIPITAQWANFLRNHDELDLGNLTEEQRQAVFARFGPDPSMQIYGRGLRRRLASMIGSRQQTELAYSLMFSLPGAPVIRYGDEIGMGDDLTLKEREAVRTPMQWCSDPQAGFSAAEKLVHPIIDEGPYAFSHVNVEAQRRDSSSLLKWMTMLIRLRKECPEIGWGQWQILSTERTEVLAMHYSWKGNSVVILHNFDHHPQEAILNLKQPKASRLIDLMNNEQSEADSQGVHKIMLEAYGYRWFRAGDLSHLLNKK, from the coding sequence ATGATTGAAGAACTTTGGTATAAAAACGCAATTATCTACAGCCTCGACTTAGAGACATTTATGGACGCCAACGGCGACGGTGTTGGCGATTTTACGGGGCTTAACCGTCGGCTGGATTACCTTCAGGCGCTGGGTGTCGATGCAGTCTGGCTGGCCCCCTTCCAGCCAACTCCCAACCAGGACAATGGGTACGACATCAAAGACTATTACGGGGTAGACCCGCGACACGGCTCAAGCGGTGACTTTGTTGAGTTCATGCATCAAGCCAATAAACGGGGTATTAAAGTGCTTATCGATCTGGTTGTCAATCATACCTCGATAAAACATCCCTGGTTTCAGGACGCCCGCAGCAGTGAGGATTCCCTGTACCGCGACTGGTATATCTGGTCGAAGAAAAAACCAGCAAATTCGGACAAAGGCATGGCCTTCCCCGGCGTTGAGAAAACGACCTGGACCTACGATAAACAGGCGCAGGCGTATTATTTCCACCGTTTTTACAGCTTTCAGCCCGATTTGAACATGGACAACGAAAATGTTCGGGCCGAAATTCGCCGCATCATGGGCTACTGGCTTCAGTTGGGCGTGGCGGGTTTTCGCGTCGATGCGCTGCCTTTTGTGCTGGAATCAACGGAGCCGGGTACGGTTTTTCCGCCCATGAATTTCGACTACCTCCGGGAAATGCGTCGCTTTCTGCAATGGCGCAAGGGCGATGCCATCATTTTGGGCGAAGCCAATGTACTCCCCGAAGAAAGCTATCCGTTTTTCGGGGAAGACGGGGAAGGCGTTCATTTACTGTTCAATTTTTTTGTCAATCAGCACCTTTTCCACAGTTTAGCTACCGCCGACACGACCTCACTGATCAAGGCGCTGGAAGCAACCCGAACGATTCCGATCACCGCTCAATGGGCCAATTTCCTGCGCAACCATGACGAACTCGATTTAGGCAACCTGACCGAAGAGCAACGCCAAGCCGTTTTTGCCCGCTTCGGGCCTGATCCATCCATGCAGATTTATGGCCGGGGACTGCGGCGGCGGCTGGCTTCCATGATCGGCAGTCGGCAGCAAACCGAATTGGCCTATAGTTTAATGTTCTCATTACCCGGTGCGCCGGTAATTCGCTACGGCGATGAAATTGGCATGGGCGATGACCTGACCCTCAAGGAACGCGAAGCGGTGCGGACGCCCATGCAGTGGTGTTCTGATCCCCAGGCGGGTTTTTCTGCGGCGGAGAAGCTGGTGCACCCCATCATTGATGAAGGTCCTTATGCCTTTTCGCACGTTAACGTAGAAGCCCAGCGCCGTGATTCAAGCTCCCTCCTGAAATGGATGACCATGCTGATTCGTTTACGGAAAGAATGCCCTGAAATTGGCTGGGGCCAGTGGCAGATTTTGTCTACCGAGCGCACTGAAGTCCTGGCCATGCACTACAGTTGGAAGGGCAATTCGGTGGTTATTCTGCATAATTTCGACCATCACCCGCAGGAAGCCATTCTCAATCTGAAGCAGCCCAAGGCATCGCGTCTCATCGATTTGATGAACAATGAACAAAGTGAGGCCGATTCGCAGGGAGTGCATAAAATCATGCTGGAAGCCTACGGGTATCGCTGGTTTCGGGCGGGTGACCTTAGTCATTTATTGAATAAAAAATAA